In Glycine max cultivar Williams 82 chromosome 15, Glycine_max_v4.0, whole genome shotgun sequence, the DNA window TTAACACTAATTTTCAGAGTAAccaaaacataaaatgaaattcaataGGCACTTGAAATTTAAATGGAAACTAAATTTCTTGTTCTACCAAATAACATTATAAAACTAAAGTTCCTGCATAATtcgttatattaaaaaaatattttaaataaataatacatgatgaactcaaaataaataaatagtacaatgttattttacattattacaaACTGTCATGTATAATATattgttgaatttaattttttattcattattaataaaaaaaatgcattattaattaaccaaaaaatttattgttaatttgtgatttaataataataattttaaggacTCAATGTAAATCATAAAACCGATCCAAGGAGTGAAGTAAGACTTCAATGCTTGGGGTTAGAGTACTTACCAGATCATCCATCTTTCCCATGGTTAGAGCATTTCCTTGCTAAAATGGGTGTACCTGAAACTTTCCTCAATGGCCATGATTGTGACATGCTTGAAAAACTATCCAGAATGTTACATGACTCAATACTACATTGTCGTGGTGGGATTCAGACAAATTGTTTTTGCATCTTTGCCATGGTATTGAATTCTCGTTGTTCTTACAACATAGTGAATACCATATGCTACTTTCGTGGTAATTTGGAATGGTTTGTTCAAAGTGGTACATAAATCATTACAATGTTCTTTGATGGCTGAGCGGGTAATCAGTGACAAATCCACATATCAATGAGAGTTGCACTAGCACCCCCtcacttttaaataaaaattacaaataaatatcTTAATGATGTATACTTTGTCTcctctaattttatatatttgaatcttttatccttaattattttacttattttataataattattattaattttattttttaattacattgtCTCTTGACTTAGAGTCCTAGATCCGTCACCGTGGATAATTGACCATTACGTGTGATGAAGGAAACAATTGattcatttacattttgatCCAACACACATCATATAGTTATCCAGGATATTCTTGAGCACACTAACCCAATCTTGGTCTAGAAGTGCAAGGATATTTTAGACTCCAAATAATGATTCAGCAACGCTGCAATGGTCACCAAGTCTGCCAGTAATTAACCAAGAACCATGATTCAATAATAAACCTTAAAACTATGATTgcatttttattgatataaatgTTCAACCAACCACACAAGAAGCATAGGAACCGATTGCATTTTTATTGACATAAATGTTCAATCAACCACTCAAGAAGCACAGGCCAATTACAAAGAACTAGACAACAACATTGTACAAATtcaatttacaaagaaaaatgtaaaagaaaacaaaatctcAAACCATATAAATTTCTTACAAAGGCTACAAAGAGAAAGCCCAGAACAACATTGCAAACTGAAACACAACACCTTCACCAAACAACATACTTTCTTGGACGATAAATGTTGAAATTGAAACTTCTAAGATTTGCAGCAAACAAAACGACCAATTCCTTTTGGAGCAACCCCTTCACCATCCTCTTCAAAAATCTGCACCTCCTTCTTGTGCTTCTTCAGGGTCTCACTCTCATCCTTAGGCACTGTTACTGTCAACACCCCATCACACATTGAAGCTCTGACACCATCAACCTTGGAATTCTCAGGCAACCTAAACTCCCTAGAGACCACGCCactgctccttctctccctgcAATGCCATTTCAGCTTTGTCTtctcttcttgttcttcttgtTCTGCTTTTTTCTCTGCTTTGATGCAGAGCACTCTGTTTTCTTTCACTCCAAGCTTCACATCCTCTTTGGCGAACCCGGGAAGATCGATTTCGAACACATGGGCGTCAAGGGTTTCCTTCCAATCCATTTGGGTGTATGCTCCGAGATCCAATGATTCTGAATTTCCACCGAGTAAGGCTCGGAAATGGTCGAAGGGGTCGCTCTGGTTCAACAACAGGGGTGCAAACAGAGACATGTTTCCTCTGTTTTCGGATATTGAATTGGATATTTTAATGAGTTGGTTTTgtagggagttttttttttgtttttttttttatctcgttTCTTTGTATTGGTTCTCTTGTTTTTCTCTGTGGAATTTGGTGTGTGAAGAAGTGTATATATAAAGTGTGCGTTACAGTTTCTTGAAAATTCTGGATTTGAATAGACCTTTATTATATGACTTTATCAATATGGGAATCTTTTCATTGCCACAATGATATTGCCTTTTTCTGTGTCTTTGGTAAGTCAATTGCCAACGTTGGAGAAGTGTCTCGTAACCACCAGAAACATTGCAAATggaaactttaaaatttaaactaattttggCAACATTTATATGAAGATAAGTGCATATTTTTCGTCACTTAATTTAATAGAGTATCTGATTCTTTTGAATCCTATCATTATGCTTTTCAATTTAGTTCCAATTTACCTATAAcgtatttttttgtatatagtagtacttaattataatttgtaatataagataaagttattgatttttgtaataagtattttaaaaattacacttgaaataatttttaattaattaacaaatgtATTAAATTAAGTATTGTACTTATAacgtattttttgttttcttttactttccTAAACTTGTTGACTTTATCTTAATTACTAGCAAAATtagaaactcttttttttattagcaaaattAGAAACTTTAACAAAGCTTATTAACATAGCACCAATGAGCACAAgttgataataattattatttcattcaactaaaatatcctggtatctatttaaaatatgttgcaGTGTTAATCGAAAACtgatgatgaataattgtttcaactactagttctttttttgttttttcaactaaactaaaaacattttttataaaataaaactcgaaaatagttaagaaaattttaattttcaaaaactcAGAATAAAATGAATgggaaagttaaaataaaattaaagatttgaaaattGCTTCTTTTATTTCACCTAAATTTAGCTAACTAAGATAGTTATTATGTGTTCAATATAGAAGTTAAATaagaagtttttttaatttaataaaatatattatgttttaattcaGGTTAATGTGGGAATTGTCTCAACTCTCAATGATGAAAatgtaaatttgaatatataaaaatagctCATACTGAGAAATTGCTTAGTCTTCATGTTTTtgctttaataaaatatattatgtttttgCTTTAACAGTATATATCAaccaatataatataaaatatatattatatgacaTAAAATAGATATCAGAAAATATCATTGTGCATaaattttcatgaaaaaaaatcaacaaaacctcttttatgttcaaaataattaaaaaaaatataggattaAATAGTTAAAGAGATATTACCTATGTTCCAATTATCCTCATTCTCAACATTTATTATGTGCAAATTATTCCTAAATCCATTTATCtatgatttataataataatagacaaagaaaatacaatttttgGTAACCGCTTTGATCTACCACGATGTTTATCAGCCTCATTCTGCTTTTTGTTAATTACATACTCTCCCACttaaagtaataatatttttggatttAAAAATCTACCAATTACTTAATTAAactcccaaattttttaatatattatttcttaaCCTGGTTTGACATCCTTATAAgagaaattacaattttatttatttataatatgacatgtatattaattttaattgatttttattaactacatatatacattaatatatgtcaaatttaacacattaaaaatgtaaagacacaataaaaatacacacacagTAGATCAAACAAGCTAAACGAGCGTGTAAGGATAATTAGTGATTgtttttccaaaagaaaaaggggtgatgctaggtgcacccggCAATAATAATGGTGCACccaatatttaatttgaaaggTCAAAAATACCCCTCACcttaatttaaaacattttggTGCACCCATCCACCATTTCACACTTTCCATACATGAACTTGCCTCCATTTGCGCCACCATTATTCTTCTTCCCTATGTTTGTACTGTCGTGTCATTTTTGTTGGCCTTCGGAGCTTCTTCTCCTCCGCTAATGTCGGCATTGAAGACGTGCATTGAACGGGCTACTCCACCGTTGAGGTAAGCTTCTTCTCCCCGTTAATGGTTGTCACTTCCATTCTTGGTTTTGTCTTTCGTACAGATGTAGTTGATCCGCATTAGAAGTAGGAAATAGGTTTATGCATATGGATCAAGTAGGAATTAGGTTTGTGCATATGGATCTAGTTGATCCGTATAAGGTTTAAGGATCAACTTAATCCGTAAGCCtcatacagatcaagttgatccgtatgagacttaaggatcaacttgatccatatgacccttttttaattaaaaaaatgttaaataggtatttaatttttgaaaaaaaaattattagggtttatggttactGTTAAGGGTTTAGGGTGAAGTAGAATACGAATGAATATTCAAAAGTTTGGTTTCTATTGTATTgtatttgaattctttgaacAAGTTGATATTGCTTTGAAATTTGGTTAGTTTGTATTACTTTTTACTTCAATGGATACGACGGTGTTGTTACATGTTTAAATAAGCGAATACCTTAAGCCAAATGACTTTAAAGAAATGTCAatctttttacctttttaattcCTTATCCTATAAGTAGTTATGGAGAATTTGATTGAGATACCTAAACTAAATGTGTAGCAGATACTTTAGATAAGTATTTAGcctattaattatattgtgatgAATTTGTGTGGTTTAGTAATGGAATGAAGATCTTACCAAAATGTTAGTAGTCATATGTTATTTGTATTTATACATTTTGTAGATGTTTAGAAATTGGAACTCATTTATACTTTGGTGATTGGAATTGGAACTCATTTATACTTTGGTTTCCAATTTCTTTGTACTTTCTTCAATATTGCTAACATTTATATAGGCATGATATAATCACTGgtctttaaaataagaaaaagtacGTCATCATCTTGGGGTAAATGATTGTGTtgatatagtttttattttgggtGCTGGGTCAGTGattgatatatttgttatattgCACCAGATGcagttgaaattgaaattttagaatgATTCAAACAGGATTCTCAATCGTGTCTTGAAAATCTAAGAGAATCACACAAATGTTGAAGTTCTTTGAATGAGTCTCAATCATTAGAGAGAATCCTGGGCTTTTCTATTGCCTTCACAAGTGCTGGTGTTCAATCAAAGTATGAATTCCCTTGTCACTGAGAATCAAACTTTGAAGCACATAAACATGAAACTTACGGCAAGAAATCTAAAGATCCCATTTTTTTGCTCTATTTCTAGGTTGTTACGCGGATGAACATTTTAGCGTTTCTGATGAAGCTCCGTATATATCTATTTTTCCTGAACCTGCAATCAATTAATTAACAACagtggaatttttttataataataacagtGGAAACAAGGTATCTTCTTTAGTTTAATATATCAGTAAATCACGTCATTGTTTTTGATAGAATATATGAGTTAGGTCTCTCATATTATACACTCTAAGATACTATTAGAGTAGGTTCTAATCACGCTTCCGCTAGCTCTCGCTTGTGGTGACAAGCATCCACCATTTTGTTATTCACGCATCAAGTCCATGCTTGACGTGAGGGGGTGTGTTGAAAATAATCTAAATCTCACATCGATTAAAAGTAATCTCacattagaatatataaatgaGGAGCAATTTTCACCTCTTGAGTTAGTTTTTGATATTGAGTTAGGTCTCTCACACTCTACGAGTTTTCTTATAGTGTCTTTAGATAGTATCCTAAGAATCAATTCTATTCTTTAAAATCATGGTGGAAACAACTATTTGTTGTTTTGCTTTTACCATGACAAAATAATTGGTTATTTTCACCATGAATCTAATTCCAACAACTATTAATTTTCCAAATTAAAC includes these proteins:
- the LOC100813153 gene encoding 16.9 kDa class I heat shock protein 1, which codes for MSLFAPLLLNQSDPFDHFRALLGGNSESLDLGAYTQMDWKETLDAHVFEIDLPGFAKEDVKLGVKENRVLCIKAEKKAEQEEQEEKTKLKWHCRERRSSGVVSREFRLPENSKVDGVRASMCDGVLTVTVPKDESETLKKHKKEVQIFEEDGEGVAPKGIGRFVCCKS